From one Drosophila subpulchrella strain 33 F10 #4 breed RU33 chromosome 3L, RU_Dsub_v1.1 Primary Assembly, whole genome shotgun sequence genomic stretch:
- the LOC119555670 gene encoding protein disabled isoform X6 yields the protein MVKSLVAKLSTASSNLSLASTFGGGSGAAEETNYAKHRNDPGRFFGDGVQFKAKLIGILEVGEARGDRMCQEALQDLKMAIRAAGEHKQRITIHVTIDGLRLRDEKTGDSLYHHPVHKISFIAQDMTDSRAFGYIFGSPDSGHRFFGIKTDKAASQVVLAMRDLFQVVFELKKKEIEMARQQIQGKSLHDHASQLASLSSLKSAGLGGMGLGHSDLASGGISSSHALTLLGSSLGTSNGTSRLGVNLDVAKASGSAAKEISPESVADLVDLEQELTSLQRGISQMERITPNEPTTMTSSGGGGSGAAGHPSLAKSASEDDPFGDSFIYVPSYSILPPPPDSGRNRHKPLPNKNAETVASLDAMLSPPPGASSSQSPATAGFQAADNDDDNWLQELDQQNDVFDTTKVVASSGLGSVLAMAPLASSESTATPTQQLTEVATGSGPLADLDIGLGSTSGNEDLASAILSLEPPTLSSLEDPHPPADPVLLPRDTDPFSPTRKKSDPDPFQEGDLFAKLDAFEFEAPPAVPAPSIPNLVAESKANVFNGPLQVQLPPEKELQLQQPPSSVRNRPTASVSALPSGGGALDVISSISNKKMPHLFGQARSFGKSGSDIGSSVNMRRLQESDSLSETEAAPEPPPRPDSTPYSEPPPLPPKKQFSDLVIRPSSTNPTPPPTAGRYEYLNSSVTARRTMSSVDAPPIPLPSRRVGRSDGCFPGPGRPRKPGHTEDDYLAPLGAPPPLLPPPSQGSSARARPQRQGSLGRPQDIYENKAEILQAQAQAQAQAQAQEVSSTTLAPDITLTQLLTLGMDDLAVKLNVPASKLSTMTLVQLTSYLSEYLSSEKSQVHSQERRHSPANPAPAPASTAAVFKVNFDQQTSFVAKFDDTFGEDELVMPSGSLDSTFVANFANFNEAPTPVPISAVSPVVATVPSADRYAVFREIIDQELQQQQQETDLMGDLTPPPVDETLAKEIPEGLELNNAGAELPIDALEVKPAPKIDTKITEVVAQAKDRYAALRDIILVENLFDKPAIATATQPEKEKDLLQDFPEFSDEFNEDHDLRQIMDHQDVPTHSRDRHGLVDSRGFPTEPSSSALTVGDDDEDEDADAGGESSLDSNEKDAEPVSGQDQYEKLSTSTQQLDAAAPVLEDVQQQSLPPKQDQKFLSVLTAPGGGTKDDIEIDELMHRAISNLSLDSRDRISPVTSSAAPSRGAPGLHTPSQFNDVSTSPIPLQKPVMGPSPVPSQLSAVSQLIDTATKQMMGDKEREKQSWATFDSPKAKGKARLTLPPPPPPASNTSQPDTVESPCSSDPRDDGWSKQQRRWAKKERQQTSSSSRDLSPWDDETPEYLKRRQLAAAQMAHPHQPQMPPQPQHTDRHGYYMRHARRMNSCDEDYDYDAEFMARRDQQQQQQQQRKFKHGLSRSRDNFDLESPSWYHHPAHHTWSPQEIEQARARSFERAAYERSSYGPPPPIYDKRGQLRNKYRGDHRDRDRDREREYRDYARPSYDFDYENVYEERGGRSPMAYKPGRGGGDYLYDRERDRDRERERKSFDRESLESYESATRRRRSFGSGNDVYGSLDSRDDYRGERERDRERDREQMKTRSLRKPTTTSGKLRISGDIDYEQDSEQDFQQRSGVRSLQRPSQLGGDVVLPSNAVVGPQRLRKSSGSSPWDGEEPALPGQKSWKRPASAAETERRLAESRRAAALGQTPSDGEKERRFRKKTRARSAKDLATVGAPSAGTSAPSRSGYGRGIRDNYDYMCPGQRNDDDDDDDEDYVDDEPPTDEDKFERLNRRRHEMHQRMLESERRQMERHQPPSLAKLPGQNRTRGVVVNSDYGFVDSYEQTPTPTPRSNASSTGPGGLMMSGGESSAGVTSSKFNFDDGFESDFNQSSPPPAPAGTASSCNSTPAGPVSANANNGGSKSLFRFSNDFSDREKREQFEMDTPPTSTPPITQKLRFDDNVKVSQFDDAAFEDDFAKASFDFEKEQAGPGPQGAGGSGAMSRKQNMRTSKLQQRQELIKKSESVNIFAKKQEDPFEDDEFFKSPEQEQATDQHNDDAETGKFQWSEDANFAKFDENM from the exons ATCGCAATGATCCGGGACGCTTTTTCGGCGATGGCGTTCAGTTCAAGGCAAAGCTCATCGGCATTCTGGAGGTGGGCGAGGCCCGTGGCGATCGGATGTGCCAGGAGGCGCTGCAGGATCTCAAGATGGCCATCCGGGCGGCTGGGGAGCACAAGCAGCGGATAACAATCCATGTGACCATCGACGGGCTGCGCCTGAGGGATGAGAAGACGGGCGACTCGCTGTACCATCATCCGGTGCACAAGATATCCTTCATTGCGCAGGATATGACGGACTCGAGGGCCTTTGGCTATATCTTCGGATCGCCGGACAGTGGCCATCGGTTCTTCGGCATCAAGACGGACAAGGCGGCCAGCCAGGTGGTGCTGGCCATGCGCGATCTCTTCCAGGTGGTCTTCGAGCTGAAGAAGAAGGAGATCGAGATGGCGCGCCAGCAGATCCAGGGCAAATCCCTGCACGACCACGCCAGCCAGCTGGCCTCCCTGTCGTCGCTGAAGTCCGCCGGTCTGGGCGGGATGGGTCTGGGTCATTCGGATTTGGCTAGCGGAGGCATCTCCTCCAGCCATGCCCTCACCCTGCTGGGCAGTAGTCTAGGCACCTCGAACGGAACGAGCAGGTTGGGTGTGAATCTAGACGTGGCCAAGGCATCGGGTTCGGCGGCCAAAGAG ATCTCTCCCGAATCCGTGGCCGATCTGGTGGACCTTGAGCAGGAGCTTACCTCACTGCAGCGGGGAATCAGTCAGATGGAACGGATCACGCCCAATGAACCCACCACTATGACCTCCAGTGGTGGTGGCGGCAGTGGTGCTGCTGGCCATCCCTCTTTGGCCAAGTCCGCCAGCGAGGATGATCCATTCGGAGACTCGTTCATCTATGTGCCCTCCTACAGCATCCTGCCACCGCCACCAGATTCGGGACGCAACAGGCACAAACCGCTGCCCAACAAAAATGCCGAGACGGTGGCCAGTCTGGATGCCATGCTTTCGCCGCCTCCTGGTGCTAGTAGCTCGCAGTCTCCGGCAACAGCAGGATTTCAGGCTGCGGATAACGACGATGACAACTGGCTGCAGGAACTGGACCAACAGAACGATGTCTTCGATACTACCAAAGTGGTGGCCAGCAGTGGATTGGGTTCGGTTTTGGCAATGGCTCCGTTGGCCTCCAGCGAAtccactgccacgcccacacaaCAACTCACGGAAGTCGCTACAGGATCAGGACCACTGGCTGATTTGGATATTGGTTTGGGCTCGACATCTGGAAATGAGGATCTGGCCTCGGCCATCTTGTCTTTGG AACCGCCCACGCTGTCCTCGCTGGAGGATCCCCATCCGCCGGCGGACCCTGTACTGCTGCCCAGGGATACGGATCCGTTCTCGCCCACGCGCAAAAAGAGCGATCCAGATCCGTTTCAAGAGGGCGATCTCTTTGCCAAATTGGATGCCTTCGAGTTCGAGGCTCCGCCGGCGGTTCCAGCTCCCTCGATCCCAAATTTGGTGGCGGAATCAAAAGCGAATGTATTCAATGGACCACTGCAGGTGCAATTGCCACCGGAGAAGGAATTGCAGCTTCAACAGCCTCCGAGTTCGGTAAGGAATCGTCCCACGGCCTCTGTTTCTGCGCTGCCAAGTGGCGGAGGAGCCCTGGATGTGATCTCCAGTATAAGCAACAAGAAGATGCCCCATCTCTTTGGCCAGGCCAGATCATTTGGCAAGTCAGGTTCGGATATTGGGTCTAGTGTCAATATGCGACGTTTGCAGGAGAGTGATTCGCTCAGTGAAACAGAGGCTGCACCCGAGCCACCGCCACGTCCAGATTCGACTCCATACTCGGAaccgccgccgctgccgcccAAAAAGCAGTTCAGCGACCTGGTCATCCGACCGTCATCTACAAATCCCACTCCACCGCCAACAGCTGGAAGGTATGAGTACTTGAACAGTAGTGTAACGGCGAGGAGGACCATGTCATCTGTTGATGCACCACCCATTCCATTGCCATCGCGTCGCGTGGGTCGCTCTGATGGCTGTTTTCCGGGACCGGGAAGGCCAAGGAAACCAGGACACACCGAGGATGACTATCTGGCACCGCTGGGAGCTCCACCCCCACTGCTGCCGCCTCCCAGTCAGGGATCTTCGGCTCGGGCGAGACCACAACGGCAGGGTTCGCTGGGCAGACCACAGGATATCTACGAGAACAAGGCGGAGATTCTACAGGCCCAAGCTCAGGCGCAGGCTCAAGCCCAAGCGCAGGAAGTATCATCCACTACCCTGGCACCCGACATCACCCTAACCCAACTGTTGACCCTGGGCATGGATGACTTGGCTGTTAAACTAAACGTTCCGGCCAGCAAGCTGAGCACCATGACCCTAGTTCAGTTGACCTCCTATCTCTCCGAGTATTTGTCCAGCGAAAAGAGTCAAGTTCACAGTCAGGAGAGGAGACATTCTCCAGCCAATCCAGCTCCAGCCCCAGCATCCACGGCGGCCGTGTTTAAGGTGAACTTCGATCAGCAGACGTCCTTTGTGGCCAAGTTCGATGACACCTTCGGCGAGGATGAACTGGTGATGCCTTCGGGCTCCTTGGATTCCACCTTTGTGGCCAACTTTGCCAACTTCAATGAGGCTCCCACTCCGGTGCCCATATCAGCTGTGTCGCCAGTGGTTGCCACAGTGCCATCAGCGGATCGGTACGCCGTTTTTCGCGAGATCATCGATCAggagctgcagcagcaacagcaggaaACGGATCTTATGGGCGACTTGACTCCTCCGCCAGTAGATGAGACGCTGGCCAAGGAAATCCCAGAGGGCTTGGAGCTGAACAATGCTGGTGCAGAGCTACCAATTGATGCCTTGGAGGTCAAGCCTGCGCCCAAGATCGACACTAAGATCACCGAGGTGGTGGCCCAGGCCAAGGATCGTTATGCAGCTCTAAGAGATATTATCCTGGTGGAGAATCTTTTCGATAAACCAGCGATTGCAACCGCAACGCAGCCGGAGAAGGAAAAGGATCTGTTGCAGGACTTTCCCGAGTTTAGCGATGAGTTTAACGAAGACCATGATCTCCGCCAGATAATGGATCATCAGGACGTGCCAACGCATTCCAGGGATCGCCATGGCTTGGTCGACAGCAGAGGCTTCCCAACCGAGCCTTCATCATCCGCTTTGACGGTGGGCGATGATGACGAGGATGAAGACGCCGATGCAGGTGGTGAGAGCAGTCTGGATAGCAATGAAAAGGATGCGGAACCAGTCAGCGGGCAGGATCAGTACGAAAAGCTCTCCACTTCTACACAGCAACTGGATGCCGCTGCTCCGGTTCTGGAGGATGTGCAGCAGCAATCTCTGCCACCCAAGCAGGATCAGAAATTCCTCTCCGTACTCACAGCACCCGGTGGAGGAACCAAAGATGACATCGAGATCGATGAGCTCATGCATAGGGCCATTTCGAATCTTTCCCTGGACTCAAGGGATCGAATTTCGCCGGTCACTTCTTCGGCAGCACCATCAAGAGGAGCTCCTGGCTTACATACGCCCTCGCAATTCAATGATGTCAGCACTTCGCCCATTCCACTCCAGAAACCAGTGATGGGCCCATCGCCAGTGCCCTCACAGCTGTCGGCTGTCTCCCAACTCATCGATACGGCAACCAAACAGATGATGGGTGACAAGGAGCGGGAGAAGCAATCCTGGGCCACGTTCGATTCTCCGAAGGCAAAGGGCAAGGCCAGGTTGACGCTTCCGCCACCGCCACCTCCTGCCTCCAACACTTCGCAGCCGGATACAGTGGAATCGCCTTGCAGTTCAGATCCCCGGGATGATGGATGGTCGAAGCAACAGCGTCGCTGGGCCAAGAAGgaacgccagcagacatcctCATCCTCCCGAGATCTGAGTCCCTGGGATGATGAGACACCAGAGTATCTGAAGCGTCGACAGTTGGCCGCCGCCCAAATGGCACATCCTCACCAGCCGCAAATGCCACCACAGCCACAGCATACAGATCGGCATGGCTACTATATGCGACACGCCAGGAGGATGAACTCTTGTGACGAGGACTACGA ctACGATGCGGAGTTCATGGCTCGCCGggatcagcagcagcagcaacagcagcagcggaAGTTCAAACACGGTCTCTCCCGCAGTCGGGATAATTTCGATCTGG AATCCCCAAGCTGGTACCATCATCCGGCGCATCACACCTGGTCGCCGCAGGAGATCGAACAGGCACGGGCCAGATCCTTTGAGCGTGCAGCCTACGAGCGATCCAGCTATGGGCCACCACCGCCCATCTACGACAAACGTGGCCAACTGAGGAATAAATATCGCGGCGATCACAGGGATAGGGATAGAGATCGCGAGAGGGAGTACCGAGACTACGCTCGTCCCAGCTACGATTTCGACTATGAGAATGTCTACGAGGAGCGTGGAGGACGTTCGCCAATGGCCTATAAGCCAGGAAGGGGTGGAGGTGATTATTTGTACGATAGAGAAAGGGACAGAGATCGGGAGCGTGAACGTAAATCCTTCGATCGTGAGAGTCTGGAATCTTACGAGAGTGCCACACGGCGTCGGCGCAGTTTCGGCAGCGGAAACGATGTCTATGGCAGCCTAGACAGTCGCGATGACTACCGTGGCGAAAGGGAGCGAGATCGTGAACGTGATCGCGAGCAGATGAAGACCCGTTCTCTAAGGAAGCCCACAACCACATCGGGAAAGCTGAGGATCAGTGGCGACATAGACTACGAGCAAGACTCGGAGCAGGACTTCCAGCAGCGATCGGGTGTGCGCAGTCTGCAGCGTCCCAGTCAACTAGGTGGTGATGTGGTGTTGCCGTCCAATGCGGTGGTGGGTCCACAGCGATTGCGTAAAAGCAGCGGCTCCAGTCCCTGGGATGGCGAGG AGCCCGCCTTGCCAGGCCAGAAATCTTGGAAGCGTCCAGCTAGTGCCGCTGAAACCGAAAGACGTCTGGCGGAGAGTCGAAGGGCGGCAGCCTTGGGTCAAACTCCCTCGGATGGCGAAAAAGAACGAAG ATTCCGCAAGAAGACCCGCGCCCGCAGTGCCAAGGATTTAGCCACAGTGGGTGCTCCCAGCGCAGGCACATCCGCACCCTCCAGATCAGGCTATGGGCGTGGCATTCGGGACAATTACGACTACATGTGTCCTGGCCAGCGTAACGAtgacgacgatgatgatgatgaggacTATGTGGATGATGAACCGCCAACAGATGAGGATAAATTCGAGAGATTGAACCGGCGCCGCCATGAGATGCACCAGCGCATGTTGGAGTCCGAACGGCGGCAGATGGAGCGCCATCAGCCTCCATCGCTGGCGAAGCTTCCTGGCCAGAATCGCACCCGTGGCGTGGTGGTAAACAGTGATTATGGCTTCGTGGACAGCTATGAGCAGACTCCAACGCCCACGCCACGTTCGAATGCCAGCAGCACCGGACCCGGTGGCCTGATGATGAGTGGCGGTGAATCCTCCGCTGGCGTAACCAGTTCCAAGTTTAATTTCGACGATGGATTCGAGTCGGATTTCAATCAGAGCTCACCGCCGCCGGCGCCAGCAGGAACCGCGTCCAGTTGCAATTCTACGCCTGCGGGCCCAGTTTCCGCGAATGCCAACAACGGTGGATCGAAGAGCCTGTTCCGCTTCTCCAATGATTTCTCGGATCGCGAGAAACGGGAGCAGTTCGAGATGGACACACCACCGACCTCAACGCCACCAATTACCCAGAAACTGCGATTCGATGATAATGTTAAGGTCTCCCAGTTCGATGATGCTGCCTTTGAAGATGATTTCGCTAAGGCATCATTTGATTTCGAAAAGGAACAAGCGGGACCTGGACCGCAAGGAGCTGGAGGTTCGGGTGCTATGAGCAGGAAACAGAATATGCGAACCAGCAAGCTGCAGCAACGGCAAGAGCTAATCAAGAAATCCGAGTCGGTGAACATATTTGCCAAAAAGCAGGAGGACCCCTTTGAGGACGACGAGTTCTTCAAATCACCGGAACAGGAGCAGGCGACGGATCAGCACAACGACGATGCGGAGACCGGCAAGTTCCAGTGGAGCGAAGACGCGAACTTTGCCAAGTTCGATGAAAATATGTGA